AGCATTTGCCGCATTGGCGTGCATGACTTCCAGAATGTCGGTAACTTCCACCGCGTCGTGGTCGGGATGCCAGCAATCAAAATCCGTGACCATCGCCACCGTCGCATAGGGTATCTCGGCCTCACGGGCGAGCTTGGCTTCGGGCATGTTGGTCATACCGATGACATCGCAGCCCCACTGGCGATACAGGTTGCTCTCCGCCAGCGATGAAAACTGCGGGCCTTCCATGCACAAATACGTGCCGCCGCGTGTAACGTTTATGCCCGCCGCCTCAGCGGCGGCCTGCGCGTGGTCCTGCAGGCGCGACGCAACGGGATGCGCCATCGACACATGCGCCACCAGGCCGTTGCCAAAGAACGATTTTTCGCGCGCAAACGTGCGATCAATAAACTGATCTACCAGCACGAACGCGCCGGGCGGCAGGGTTTCACGGAATGATCCGCAGGCGGAAATTGAAATGATGTCGGTCACACCAGACCGCTTCATCACATCAATATTGGCGCGATAGTTGATGCCCGACGGTGCCAGCCGATGCCCACGCCCGTGACGCGGCAAAAACACAACGCGCTGGCCTTCAAGCTCGCCGATGTTGAGTGCATCAGAGGGCTCACCCCACGGGCTTTCAATCACCGTCCAGCGCGCGTTCCTGAGGCCCGGATGGTCATACACACCTGACCCGCCGATGATGCCCAACACTGTATCCATACACTTGACCCCTGTTATCCGGCCTCACATGCAAAAGGCCGCCCGCATGAACGGACGGCCTTATGTGTAACGTGTCTCTTCGCAGCGAGGCTAGTGCTGGTCTGACCAGATCTTGCGCTGGGTGAAGTACAGCAGCCCGGCCAGAATGACCAGGAACAGTACGACCACAAAGCCGGTGCTCTTGCGGGCTTCAAGCTTTGGTTCCGCCGCCCAGTGCAGGAACGTCGTCACGTCCTTGGCCATCTGCTCAACGGTGGCTTCGGTGCCATCTGCATAGGAAACCGAATCCGGATAGATCGGTTGTGCCATAGCAATCTGCTTGCCGGAGAAGTACGGGTTGTAGTTCATGCCCGGCTGCATGGTCATGTCAGCAGGCGCATCCTCGTAGCCGACCAGCAACGAGTACAGGTAGTCCGCACCACCGTCGCGCGCCTTGGTCATCAAAGTGAGGTCGGGCGGGTACGCGCCGTTGTTGGCCAAACGACCAAGCTGCTCGTTTTCAAACGGATATTTGAACGTGTCTTTGGGTTGCGCAGGACGCTCGAACATGTCGCCGTCTTCGTTCGGGCCGTCCATCACCTGATACTGAGCAGCAATCGCTTTCACTTCAGCTTCGGAAAAACCCGGACCACCCTCATCGCCAAGGTTGCGGTATTTCAAAAACTTGAGGCCGTGACACGCCGAACAAACCTCTTTGTACACCTGAAAGCCGCGCTGGAGGGCTGCACGATCAAAAGTGCCGAACGGGCCTTCCCAGCTCCACGAAATATCGCGCGGCGCCTTGTATTCACCCGCCGCGTTGGCAGGCGCAACTGAGGCAAGCGCCAGGCCACCGGCCATGGCAAGTGTGCCGACAATCCCAAGAACAGACTTCTTAAATGAAGAATGGTGCATCTTGTTTCCTCTCTTCACCTAAGCGTTGCGGTCGGGTGCAGCAGTGGCCCCCGCCGGCGTTGCGCCACCAGAGCCGCCCGGCCCGTCGTCAGTGATGGGTTTATGCGACAGCACCGCGTCTGAAATACTGGCCGGAATGGGCTTTGGCGTTTCCACAAGGCCCAGCACCGGCAGAATGACCAGGAAGTGCGCGAAGTAATACGCGGTCAAAATCTGTGCTGCCAGCACATAGCCGCCTTCAGCAGGCTGCGCGCCGAGCCAGCCCAGAATCAGGCAAACCACAACAAAGATCCAGAAGAACTGCTTGTACAGCGGCCGATAGCGCGCCGACTTGACCTTGGAGGTATCCAGCCAGGGCAGGAAGAACAGCACCGCGATGGACCCGAACATGGCAATTACGCCACCCAGTTTGGCGGAGATCGGCCCAATGTCGAAGGTGATGGCGCGCAGGATTGCGTAGAACGGCAGCAGATACCACTCAGGCACAATGTGAGACGGCGTCACCAGCGGGTTGGCTTCCACATAGTTGACCGCGTGGCCAAGCACGTTGGGGTCGTAGAACACAAAATACGCAAACAGGATGGCGAACACCGTAAGCGCAAACGCATCCTTCATTGTGTAATACGGGTGGAACGGCACGGTATCCTGCTTGTCCTTGACCTCAACACCCGTCGGGTTGTTGTTGCCCGGCACATGCAGCGCCCAGACGTGCAGCAGCACGACGCCGGCAATCATGAACGGGAACAGGTAGTGCAGTGAATAGAAGCGGTTGAGCGTTGCGTTATCAATTGCAAAGCCACCCACAATCCAGGTCTGCAAAGCCTCACCCACAAGCGGGATAGCGCCGAACAGGCTGGTAATCACATTGGCACCCCACAGGCTCATCTGGCCCCATGGCAGCAGATAGCCAAGGAAGGCGGTGGCCATCATCAGCAGATAGATGATGACGCCCAAAATCCACAGCACTTCGCGCGGCGCTTTATACGAGCCGTAATACAGCCCGCGGAACATGTGCAGATACACAGCCAGAAAGAACATCGACGCGCCGTTGGAGTGCACATAGCGCAACAGCCAGCCGTAATTCACGTCGCGCATGATCTTCTCGACGCTGGCAAACGCCATATCCACATGCGCTGTGTAGTGCATGGCCAGGATCACGCCGGTGAGGATCTGTACCGCAAGGCAAAACGTCAGAATGCCGCCGAACGTGTACCAGTAGTTCAGGTTCTTCGGCGTCGGGAAATCGATGAATGAGTCATGCGCCAGCCGCATCAGCGGAAGCCGGTCGTCCATCCAGCGCGCAAAGCCGTTTGACGGCTGATAGGTAGATTCGTGAGCCATGTATGCCTCGTGTCAGCGTGCTTTGCGGATTAACCGATGCGAATGCGCGTATCGGACAGGAACTCGAGTTGCGGAACCGGAAGGTTCTCCGGTGCCGGACCCCGACGGATGCGGCCTGCAATATCGTAGTGCGAGCCGTGGCAGGGACAGAACCAGCCCCCGAAGTCACCCTGGTTGGCCAGCGGTACGCAACCAAGATGCGTACACACACCCACAACCACCAGCCACTTTTCGGTATCAGATGCCGCGCGGTTGATGTCTTCGGCACCCGCATCAGGCGCGATATTGGCGTTGCGTGCCAGCGGGTCCGGCAGTTGATCCACCGGAACCGCGCGCGCTTCTTCAATCTCGGCAGCGGTACGGTGACGAATGAACACCGGCTTGCCACGCCACATGATGGTAATGCCCTGCCCCTCGACGACATTGGAAATGTCCACCTCAGTGGACGCCAATGCGCGGGTGGAAGCGTCCGGGTTCATCTGCGCGACCAGCGGCCATACGGCAAATGTGGCACCGACGGCTGCAAATGAGCCGGTGGCCACATACAAAAAGTCACGCCGGGTCGGCTCTTCGCCGCCTGCGCCGGGTTGGGTGTTCGCGTCTGCCAACGGATGTGTCCTCCGGACTTATGGTCTTGACACCGAAAGCCCCATGATGGGGCCATGCGGCTGGGTAGGCCAGCAACGAAAAACGGCGCTTTGAGTCTAAAGAGCTGTGAAAGTCCCCACGGGCCCTGAAAAAGCCCCTGCACCGCGCCGTTCTTTTGCCACCGGCTAAGCTAAATTGTCCACCCCTGCAGGGTTATGTGGCACGATGCCGCAAGCTTTTGCCCCTAAGTCACTGATATATCGAGCATATGTCGGGGCGCGCAGATGCGCTCCCGCAGTGACGCCGCGCCCTGGCCATTGGCTGTGGGCACGCCCACCATCTCTAATTTGCCATCCCGCGCCAAACAACACCGAGTCACTCCATGCGCCTTGCGCTCTTTGAGCCAGATATTCCCCAGAACACCGGCACGATGATGCGCCTTGCCGCCTGCCTGAACGTGGGCGTCGATATCATTGAGCCCTGCGGCTTCACTCTGTCAGACCGGCGGTTCAAACGCGCCGGCATGGACTATCTCGACCATCTGGACCTGACCGTCCACGCTTCATACGAGGCGTTTTGCAGCACCAGGGCAGACGGGCGGATTGTTCTGCTGACCACCAAAGGCGATGTGGCCCATCACCGCGCGCAATATCACTCCACCGATATGTTGATGGTGGGACGCGAAAGCGCTGGCGTTCCCGACCATGTGCATGAGGCGGCAGACCTGCGTGTCGTCATTCCCATGATGCCGCACCCGCAATTGCGCTCGCTCAATGTTGCCGTCGCCGCCGCCATGGTACTTGCCGAGGCGCTGCGTCAGACCGGGAGCTTTCCCGGCGACCCACAATAAACCGCGATATCTGCGCCAACCGGAGTATGCCTGTGAGTGATCCCGCCGTTACTGCCGACACCTATGTAAGCGAAGCCAACAAGACCCGCGCCGCCGACTGGTTTCGCCAGTTGCGCGACGAAATCTGCGCAAGCTTTGAAGCGCTGGAAAACGACTTGACCGGCACCAACGCCGACATGCCCGCGGGCCGCTTCGAGCGCACGCCCTGGCAACGCGGAGACAAGAACGAAGATAAGGGCGGCGGCGAAATGTCGGTCATGAAAGGCCGCGTGTTTGAGAAAGTCGGCGTCCATATCTCAACGGTCTATGGCGAGTTCTCCGAGGAGTTTCGCAAACAGATCCCCGGCGCTGAAGAAGACCCGCGCTTTTGGGCCGGCGGCATTTCGCTGATCGCCCATATGTGGAACCC
The window above is part of the Pyruvatibacter sp. genome. Proteins encoded here:
- a CDS encoding S-methyl-5'-thioadenosine phosphorylase encodes the protein MDTVLGIIGGSGVYDHPGLRNARWTVIESPWGEPSDALNIGELEGQRVVFLPRHGRGHRLAPSGINYRANIDVMKRSGVTDIISISACGSFRETLPPGAFVLVDQFIDRTFAREKSFFGNGLVAHVSMAHPVASRLQDHAQAAAEAAGINVTRGGTYLCMEGPQFSSLAESNLYRQWGCDVIGMTNMPEAKLAREAEIPYATVAMVTDFDCWHPDHDAVEVTDILEVMHANAANAVNLVTHLARDFPRTRDLCPSGVDTTLDTALITAPEARDPALVAKLDAVAGRVLNSN
- a CDS encoding cytochrome c1, which produces MHHSSFKKSVLGIVGTLAMAGGLALASVAPANAAGEYKAPRDISWSWEGPFGTFDRAALQRGFQVYKEVCSACHGLKFLKYRNLGDEGGPGFSEAEVKAIAAQYQVMDGPNEDGDMFERPAQPKDTFKYPFENEQLGRLANNGAYPPDLTLMTKARDGGADYLYSLLVGYEDAPADMTMQPGMNYNPYFSGKQIAMAQPIYPDSVSYADGTEATVEQMAKDVTTFLHWAAEPKLEARKSTGFVVVLFLVILAGLLYFTQRKIWSDQH
- a CDS encoding cytochrome b N-terminal domain-containing protein encodes the protein MAHESTYQPSNGFARWMDDRLPLMRLAHDSFIDFPTPKNLNYWYTFGGILTFCLAVQILTGVILAMHYTAHVDMAFASVEKIMRDVNYGWLLRYVHSNGASMFFLAVYLHMFRGLYYGSYKAPREVLWILGVIIYLLMMATAFLGYLLPWGQMSLWGANVITSLFGAIPLVGEALQTWIVGGFAIDNATLNRFYSLHYLFPFMIAGVVLLHVWALHVPGNNNPTGVEVKDKQDTVPFHPYYTMKDAFALTVFAILFAYFVFYDPNVLGHAVNYVEANPLVTPSHIVPEWYLLPFYAILRAITFDIGPISAKLGGVIAMFGSIAVLFFLPWLDTSKVKSARYRPLYKQFFWIFVVVCLILGWLGAQPAEGGYVLAAQILTAYYFAHFLVILPVLGLVETPKPIPASISDAVLSHKPITDDGPGGSGGATPAGATAAPDRNA
- the petA gene encoding ubiquinol-cytochrome c reductase iron-sulfur subunit; the protein is MADANTQPGAGGEEPTRRDFLYVATGSFAAVGATFAVWPLVAQMNPDASTRALASTEVDISNVVEGQGITIMWRGKPVFIRHRTAAEIEEARAVPVDQLPDPLARNANIAPDAGAEDINRAASDTEKWLVVVGVCTHLGCVPLANQGDFGGWFCPCHGSHYDIAGRIRRGPAPENLPVPQLEFLSDTRIRIG
- a CDS encoding TrmH family RNA methyltransferase; translated protein: MRLALFEPDIPQNTGTMMRLAACLNVGVDIIEPCGFTLSDRRFKRAGMDYLDHLDLTVHASYEAFCSTRADGRIVLLTTKGDVAHHRAQYHSTDMLMVGRESAGVPDHVHEAADLRVVIPMMPHPQLRSLNVAVAAAMVLAEALRQTGSFPGDPQ